A single genomic interval of Halorubrum aethiopicum harbors:
- a CDS encoding uracil-DNA glycosylase family protein has translation MKNVTDRTRNPFGMRPDCAAFVPGYGDANADFHVIGDHPGVHGGLEERIPFTGEPWSPAFLGALTDAGLLAGIDEGDGPAGTGDDDPGRVSTDRTYLSYLHMCLADGEPTAASYDDMDRYFDAELRAIAAHVLLPVGAKATDHVLRQYTARAWKTEVDMDALHGEELLGSGWLVLPIKDPAEWDDGDADELVEGLRRLRSTDFRRETDLGRFIAGSDPYLVR, from the coding sequence GTGAAGAACGTCACCGACCGCACGCGCAACCCGTTCGGGATGCGGCCGGACTGTGCCGCGTTCGTGCCGGGGTACGGCGACGCCAACGCCGACTTCCACGTGATCGGCGACCACCCCGGCGTCCACGGCGGTCTCGAGGAGCGGATCCCCTTCACCGGCGAGCCGTGGTCGCCGGCGTTCCTCGGCGCGCTGACCGACGCCGGCCTCCTCGCGGGGATCGACGAGGGCGACGGCCCGGCCGGAACGGGAGACGACGATCCCGGCCGGGTGTCGACGGACCGGACGTACCTCTCGTACCTCCACATGTGTCTGGCCGACGGGGAGCCGACCGCGGCCTCCTACGACGACATGGACCGGTACTTCGACGCGGAGCTCCGGGCCATCGCCGCACACGTCCTCCTCCCGGTCGGCGCGAAGGCCACGGACCACGTCCTCCGGCAGTACACCGCCCGCGCGTGGAAGACCGAGGTCGACATGGACGCGCTCCACGGCGAGGAGCTGCTCGGGTCCGGATGGCTCGTCCTCCCGATCAAAGACCCCGCGGAGTGGGACGACGGGGACGCCGACGAGCTGGTCGAGGGGCTCCGGCGGCTCCGCTCGACCGACTTCCGGCGCGAGACCGACCTCGGCCGGTTCATCGCCGGCAGCGACCCGTACCTCGTCAGGTGA
- a CDS encoding asparagine synthase C-terminal domain-containing protein yields the protein MTDDRSDASRLRGASPSLVADAIRDRDPLPGTRGFAGLLADPPAAVDETDRTVAGGPVLVRDVLGRQPLFVEADATDPTEPRSWSFDRRDLRSPEPVPAGSVVSASGTDRRWPLPTPAPSGPETAQAAVDDAIEGALDAFAAETADPSTGRVAVAFSGGVDSALVASAVPDAPCYVAGFEGCHDVAAARETAAEMGLDLRVVSLSHDDLRRAIPEIASATGRRNPMDLNIAVPLYLTAEAAAADGVDRLAVGQGADELFGGYSKIVDPADDDRVDADTVRGARTETVRTLPDQLERDVPALRAAGVEPVAPLLDDRVVDAALRLPGELLATPDERKVALRRAAAGRVPESARTADKKAVQYGTYVSREIDRLARQNGFKRRMEDHVGRYVDALIEGDA from the coding sequence ATGACCGACGACCGATCCGACGCGAGTCGTCTCCGGGGCGCGTCCCCGAGCCTCGTCGCCGACGCGATCCGCGACCGCGACCCGCTCCCCGGGACCCGTGGATTCGCCGGGTTGCTGGCGGATCCCCCCGCGGCGGTCGACGAGACGGACCGGACCGTCGCCGGCGGACCCGTCCTCGTCCGCGACGTCCTCGGCCGCCAGCCGCTGTTCGTCGAGGCCGACGCGACCGACCCCACCGAGCCGAGGTCGTGGAGCTTCGACCGGCGCGACCTCCGGAGCCCGGAGCCGGTCCCGGCCGGGTCGGTCGTCTCGGCGTCGGGAACCGACCGCCGCTGGCCGCTCCCGACGCCGGCTCCCTCGGGGCCGGAAACCGCCCAGGCCGCCGTCGACGACGCGATCGAGGGGGCCCTCGACGCGTTCGCCGCCGAGACGGCCGACCCCTCGACGGGCCGGGTCGCCGTCGCGTTCTCCGGCGGCGTCGACTCGGCGCTCGTCGCGAGCGCGGTCCCGGACGCGCCGTGTTACGTCGCGGGGTTCGAGGGGTGTCACGACGTCGCGGCCGCGCGCGAGACCGCGGCCGAGATGGGTCTAGACCTGCGGGTGGTGTCGCTCTCGCACGACGACCTCCGGCGGGCGATCCCCGAGATCGCGTCCGCGACCGGCCGCCGGAACCCCATGGACCTCAACATCGCCGTTCCGTTATACCTGACCGCGGAGGCGGCCGCGGCCGACGGGGTCGACCGGCTGGCGGTCGGCCAGGGGGCGGACGAGCTGTTCGGCGGCTACAGCAAGATCGTCGACCCCGCGGACGACGACCGGGTCGACGCCGACACGGTCCGAGGGGCGCGGACCGAGACGGTCCGGACGCTGCCCGACCAGCTCGAGCGCGACGTGCCGGCGCTGCGGGCCGCGGGAGTCGAGCCCGTCGCGCCGCTGCTCGACGACCGCGTCGTCGACGCCGCGCTCCGGCTGCCGGGCGAGCTGCTCGCGACCCCCGACGAGCGGAAGGTGGCGCTCCGACGCGCCGCGGCCGGGCGCGTCCCCGAGTCGGCGCGAACGGCCGACAAGAAGGCGGTCCAGTACGGCACGTACGTCTCGCGGGAGATCGATCGACTCGCGCGGCAAAACGGGTTCAAGCGGCGGATGGAGGACCACGTCGGGCGGTACGTCGACGCGCTGATCGAGGGCGACGCCTGA
- a CDS encoding PHP domain-containing protein produces the protein MLSVELHSHSALSHDGRDPVDLLLEQAAAVGLDALAVTDHDEIDASIEAAEKAADYGLVGIVGMEVTSAAGHVLAFGIDELVPSGLPFDETLDRIREAGGIAVVPHPFQKTRHGVAAHVSDEQLASADAIEVYNSRLFTGRANRQAETFAVRRNLPMTAGSDAHISEMVGQAVTEVGADERSADAILEAVADGRTSVVGKRTPWRVSLRQFAGGAKRRALRTIDGLR, from the coding sequence GTGTTATCGGTCGAGCTGCACTCCCACTCGGCGCTGTCCCACGACGGGCGCGACCCGGTCGACCTCCTCTTGGAGCAGGCCGCCGCGGTCGGGCTCGACGCGCTCGCCGTCACGGACCACGACGAGATCGACGCGAGCATCGAGGCGGCCGAGAAGGCCGCCGACTACGGGCTCGTCGGGATCGTCGGCATGGAGGTGACCTCCGCCGCGGGCCACGTGCTCGCGTTCGGGATCGACGAGCTCGTCCCGAGCGGGCTCCCCTTCGACGAGACGCTCGACCGGATCCGCGAGGCCGGCGGGATCGCGGTCGTCCCCCACCCGTTCCAGAAGACCCGCCACGGCGTCGCCGCGCACGTCTCGGACGAGCAGCTCGCGAGCGCCGACGCGATCGAGGTGTACAACTCCCGGCTCTTCACCGGCCGCGCGAACCGCCAGGCGGAGACGTTCGCCGTCCGACGGAACCTCCCGATGACCGCCGGCAGCGACGCGCACATCTCCGAGATGGTCGGGCAGGCGGTCACCGAGGTCGGCGCGGACGAGCGCTCGGCCGACGCGATCCTCGAGGCCGTCGCCGACGGTCGGACCAGCGTCGTCGGGAAACGCACGCCGTGGCGCGTCTCGCTCCGGCAGTTCGCCGGCGGGGCGAAACGCCGGGCCCTCCGAACGATCGACGGGCTCCGGTGA
- a CDS encoding 30S ribosomal protein S15 has translation MARMHTRRRGSSGSDKPATDENPEWSDVDAEDIESRVVELAEQGDDPSVIGIKLRDEGVKGVPVPDVKLATGKKVTEILEEHDAEPDLPEDLRNLLARAVRLREHMAENGQDYQNKRALQNTESKIRRLVNYYRGDEIDEDFVYTYENAAELLEE, from the coding sequence ATGGCACGAATGCACACGCGCCGTCGCGGTTCGTCCGGTTCGGACAAGCCGGCGACGGACGAGAACCCGGAGTGGAGCGACGTCGACGCCGAGGACATCGAGTCCCGCGTCGTCGAACTGGCGGAGCAGGGCGACGACCCGAGCGTCATCGGCATCAAGCTGCGCGACGAGGGCGTCAAGGGCGTCCCGGTGCCCGACGTCAAACTCGCCACCGGCAAGAAGGTCACCGAGATCCTCGAGGAGCACGACGCCGAGCCCGACCTGCCCGAGGACCTGCGGAACCTGCTCGCCCGCGCGGTCCGCCTGCGCGAGCACATGGCCGAGAACGGACAGGACTACCAGAACAAGCGCGCGCTCCAGAACACGGAGTCGAAGATCCGCCGGCTGGTGAACTACTACCGCGGCGACGAGATCGACGAGGACTTCGTCTACACCTACGAGAACGCCGCCGAACTCCTCGAGGAGTAG
- a CDS encoding exonuclease RecJ, with product MTETTADSAHAPDALASVLADAPFVRLVATDDGDALAAAGTLARALRERGVPFQVRVARDPVPDADGDDVAVVLGADRGPRAVPGARRPASTTAFAAARKLGVEPDPVVALAGVVAAGSVPGTDGSGDALEAAERAGLVSRRPGVAVPTADLADGIAASTLLRTPYSGDVEATRAAIAALDLPAGLDEDDHRRLASLVAVDVAAAEGASARSASAVERALRPYALDADAAPFETVGGYADVLEALAREEPGTGVALALATDPGDDLRTAAVDAWRSHGTAAHRAIDAATTGRYDGCLVARVDAPASVLPTVARVVRDFRSPEPVAVVLDESSGRIAVAATEDREIGDACRSAAREAGGEGWGDGTRGGLAVDGDPTDALAALRGAL from the coding sequence GTGACCGAAACGACCGCCGACTCCGCGCACGCCCCCGACGCGCTCGCCAGCGTCCTCGCCGACGCGCCGTTCGTCCGGCTCGTCGCGACCGACGACGGCGACGCGCTCGCGGCCGCCGGCACGCTGGCTCGCGCCCTTCGCGAGCGCGGCGTACCGTTCCAGGTCCGGGTCGCCCGCGACCCGGTCCCGGACGCCGACGGCGACGACGTCGCGGTGGTCCTCGGGGCCGACCGGGGACCACGCGCGGTGCCCGGCGCGCGACGCCCCGCGAGCACGACCGCCTTCGCGGCCGCCCGCAAGCTGGGCGTCGAGCCCGATCCGGTGGTCGCGCTGGCCGGCGTCGTCGCCGCGGGCTCCGTGCCCGGCACCGACGGCTCGGGCGACGCGCTCGAGGCCGCCGAACGCGCCGGACTCGTCTCGCGACGACCCGGCGTGGCGGTGCCGACCGCGGATCTCGCGGACGGTATCGCGGCCTCGACGCTGCTCCGGACGCCGTACTCCGGCGACGTCGAGGCGACGCGGGCCGCGATCGCGGCGCTCGACCTTCCCGCGGGGCTCGACGAGGACGACCACCGCCGGTTGGCCTCGCTCGTCGCCGTCGACGTCGCCGCCGCCGAGGGCGCGAGCGCGCGGAGCGCGTCGGCGGTCGAGCGCGCGCTCCGACCGTACGCGCTCGACGCGGACGCGGCCCCGTTCGAGACGGTCGGCGGCTACGCCGACGTCCTCGAGGCCCTCGCGCGCGAGGAGCCGGGGACCGGCGTCGCGCTCGCGCTCGCCACCGATCCCGGGGACGACCTCCGGACGGCCGCCGTCGACGCCTGGCGCTCCCACGGCACCGCCGCCCACCGCGCGATCGACGCCGCGACGACCGGCCGGTACGACGGCTGTCTCGTCGCCCGCGTCGACGCGCCGGCGAGCGTGCTCCCCACGGTCGCCCGGGTCGTCCGGGACTTCCGGTCGCCGGAGCCGGTCGCGGTCGTCCTCGACGAGTCGTCGGGGCGGATCGCGGTCGCGGCGACCGAAGACCGGGAGATCGGCGACGCCTGCCGGTCGGCCGCCCGCGAGGCGGGCGGCGAGGGCTGGGGGGACGGAACCCGCGGCGGACTCGCCGTCGACGGGGACCCGACGGACGCGCTGGCCGCGCTCCGGGGGGCGCTATGA
- a CDS encoding KEOPS complex subunit Pcc1 produces the protein MSDDPVADGSAVATDEEAPAAEADGSRTAAVRTTHADADLVAAALAPDDTDSMAVRVDGGAIDCRIERPTTGGLRSTVDDYVVNLRVAERVIERAREHRTAGETTDGETVADGETAGDETTADAAETRDSDTDTHTDTNT, from the coding sequence ATGAGCGACGACCCGGTCGCGGACGGATCGGCGGTCGCGACCGACGAGGAGGCCCCGGCCGCCGAGGCGGACGGGAGCCGGACCGCGGCGGTCCGGACGACCCATGCCGACGCCGACCTCGTCGCCGCCGCGCTCGCGCCCGACGACACCGACTCGATGGCGGTCCGCGTCGACGGCGGCGCGATCGACTGCCGGATCGAGCGGCCGACGACGGGCGGGCTGCGGTCGACCGTCGACGACTACGTGGTGAACCTGCGGGTCGCGGAGCGGGTCATCGAACGGGCGCGCGAACACCGAACCGCCGGCGAGACGACCGACGGCGAAACGGTCGCTGACGGTGAGACGGCCGGCGACGAGACGACCGCCGACGCGGCGGAGACACGAGACAGCGACACGGACACACACACCGACACCAACACATGA
- a CDS encoding 30S ribosomal protein S3ae yields the protein MSERSVSKSREQKRWYDVLAPEQFDRAELGETLADEPDQVVGRTITTTLGELTGDSSANNTKLTFKITDVGSDTAYTEFIKYELTRDYLRSLVRRGASKVEASITVVTTDDHRIRVQPVALTTKKADRSQEKAIRRVMIDKVHAAAEERTFESFVDAIVDGNLSSAIYADAKTIYPLRRVEVQKLTLEARPEEIAAEEEAAVDVDADDVAVDE from the coding sequence ATGAGCGAACGATCAGTATCCAAGAGCAGAGAACAGAAACGCTGGTACGACGTGCTGGCTCCCGAACAGTTCGACCGCGCGGAGCTCGGCGAGACGCTCGCCGACGAGCCCGACCAGGTGGTCGGCCGCACGATCACGACCACGCTGGGCGAGCTCACCGGCGACTCCAGCGCGAACAACACGAAGCTCACGTTCAAGATCACGGACGTGGGTAGCGACACGGCCTACACCGAGTTCATCAAGTACGAGCTGACGCGCGATTACCTGCGCTCTCTCGTCCGCCGTGGTGCCTCGAAGGTCGAGGCGTCGATCACGGTCGTGACGACCGACGACCACCGGATCCGCGTCCAGCCGGTCGCGCTGACGACGAAGAAGGCCGACCGCTCCCAGGAGAAGGCGATCCGCCGCGTCATGATCGACAAGGTCCACGCCGCCGCCGAGGAGCGCACCTTCGAGTCGTTCGTCGACGCGATCGTCGACGGCAACCTCTCGTCGGCGATCTACGCCGACGCGAAGACGATCTACCCGCTGCGCCGCGTCGAGGTCCAGAAGCTGACCCTCGAGGCGCGCCCCGAGGAGATCGCCGCCGAGGAGGAGGCCGCCGTCGACGTCGACGCCGACGACGTCGCGGTCGACGAGTAG
- a CDS encoding DNA-directed RNA polymerase subunit L, producing the protein MELRVIEKTDTELRIEIAGEDHTFMNVLKGALLETEDVAAATYDMNPEQSGGQTDPVLTVKSESGDPLDAVEAAAASITDRTAALRDAVSAA; encoded by the coding sequence ATGGAACTGCGGGTCATCGAGAAGACCGACACGGAACTCCGCATCGAGATCGCCGGCGAGGACCACACGTTCATGAACGTGCTGAAGGGCGCGCTGTTGGAGACCGAGGACGTCGCCGCCGCGACCTACGACATGAACCCCGAGCAGTCCGGCGGCCAGACCGACCCCGTGCTCACGGTGAAATCCGAGTCGGGCGATCCCCTCGACGCCGTTGAGGCCGCGGCGGCGTCGATCACGGACCGCACGGCCGCGCTTCGCGACGCCGTTTCGGCCGCCTGA
- a CDS encoding glycosyltransferase family 61 protein, translating to MERNIVRTISRNELRASARRTVPIVINEDTKSFVALVGAGRILSETGLALTDRFEIVEETAAAPDHVQQAMMEMLSRELFYGDVPIRRLLRWYETNDPSVTLNIVAPLVPRYPNYYHWMVETVPKIRYLREFEDVTGKDVTVLIPVDAPPFVAETLRLLEWPQSKIVCATEPEYIVHNLIVPSYPERHASDFKWIRREILETALTESEPDERDNVYVSRANAVERRVLNEGEVMDVLSDYGFERYCLENRSLSENARLFNRADIVVGPHGAGLTDIIFAKNCTLLELFGEKIKDPYELLADTLGVGYEPMYCQADSADIIVDTEQLERRISQLVDDGWKRRRL from the coding sequence GTGGAACGAAACATCGTTCGAACGATTTCACGGAATGAACTCCGAGCCAGCGCGCGTAGAACAGTTCCGATAGTGATAAATGAAGATACGAAATCGTTCGTCGCGCTTGTTGGAGCAGGTCGAATCCTCTCCGAAACAGGATTGGCGCTGACCGACCGCTTCGAAATTGTTGAGGAGACTGCGGCGGCACCAGACCATGTACAGCAGGCGATGATGGAGATGCTTTCACGAGAGTTGTTCTACGGTGACGTGCCAATTCGGCGACTGTTACGATGGTACGAAACTAACGACCCGTCAGTGACTCTTAATATCGTTGCGCCGCTCGTGCCACGCTATCCGAACTACTACCATTGGATGGTAGAGACGGTCCCGAAAATCCGGTATTTAAGAGAATTCGAGGATGTGACCGGCAAAGACGTGACGGTTCTTATCCCAGTCGACGCGCCACCCTTCGTAGCGGAGACGCTCCGTCTGCTTGAGTGGCCACAGTCGAAAATTGTGTGTGCGACGGAACCGGAGTACATTGTCCACAATCTGATCGTGCCGTCCTATCCCGAGCGACATGCCTCGGATTTCAAATGGATTCGACGGGAGATTCTTGAGACCGCACTAACCGAATCTGAACCGGATGAGAGAGACAACGTCTACGTCTCCCGAGCGAACGCCGTCGAGCGTAGAGTCCTCAACGAAGGCGAGGTAATGGATGTACTGTCTGACTACGGTTTCGAACGATACTGTCTCGAGAACCGGTCGCTTTCCGAGAATGCTCGGCTCTTTAATAGAGCAGATATCGTCGTCGGTCCGCACGGAGCCGGACTCACTGACATCATCTTCGCCAAAAACTGTACGCTTCTAGAATTGTTCGGGGAGAAGATCAAAGATCCGTACGAATTGCTGGCCGACACGCTTGGCGTAGGGTACGAGCCAATGTACTGTCAGGCCGATTCGGCCGATATCATTGTCGACACCGAGCAGCTTGAGAGGCGAATCTCTCAACTTGTCGACGACGGCTGGAAGAGACGAAGATTGTAG